Proteins encoded by one window of Gouania willdenowi chromosome 4, fGouWil2.1, whole genome shotgun sequence:
- the prdx6 gene encoding peroxiredoxin-6, producing MPGLLLGDEFPNFQADTTIGPIKFHEFLGSSWGILFSHPKDYTPVCTTELARAAKLSDEFKKRGVKMIALSVDSVEDHCGWSKDVMAFNNESGSELPYPIIADHKRELSVQLGMLDPDERDQDGVPLTARCVFVIGPDKKLKLSILYPATTGRNFDELLRVIDSLQLTAQKKVATPVDWKPGNEVMVIPSLSDAEAASLFPNGVRCKEVPSKKNYLRFTKP from the exons ATGCCTGGACTCCTGCTGGGGGACGAGTTCCCGAACTTCCAGGCCGACACCACCATCGGCCCGATCAAGTTCCATGAATTCCTGGGCAGCTC GTGGGGGATCCTGTTTTCACACCCCAAAGATTACACTCCTGTCTGCACCACTGAGCTGGCCCGCGCTGCCAAGCTCTCAGATGAGTTCAAGAAGCGTGGTGTAAAGATGATCGCTTTGTCCGTGGACAGCGTGGAGGATCACTGCGGATGGAGCAAG GATGTGATGGCTTTCAACAATGAGTCTGGGAGCGAGCTGCCCTATCCCATCATCGCCGACCACAAGAGGGAACTGTCGGTGCAGCTGGGCATGCTGGACCCCGACGAGAGAGACCAGGATGGGGTGCCCCTGACCGCTCGCTGT GTGTTTGTGATTGGCCCTGATAAGAAGCTGAAGCTGTCCATCCTCTATCCTGCAACCACCGGCAGGAACTTTGACGAGCTGCTCAGAGTGATCGACTCCCTGCAGCTGACGGCACAGAAGAAAGTTGCCACCCCTGTCGACTGGAAG CCTGGTAATGAGGTCATGGTCATCCCCAGTCTGTCTGACGCTGAAGCTGCGAGCCTCTTCCCCAACGGTGTGAGATGTAAAGAAGTGCCTTCTAAGAAAAACTACCTGCGTTTCACCAAACCTTGA